The following DNA comes from Geobacter sp..
CAGGTGATCGTGGCCCAGGAGCGGATCTTTTTCGACTCGGTGGCGCATGACAGGCGCTGGCAGGACATCAGGGCCGTCAGGGACGGAAAGGTCTGGCTGATCCCCCGGGGGCCGTTCAACTGGTTCGACCGCCCCCCCTCCTTCATGCGGCTGCTCGGCCTCAAGTGGCTCACCAACCGGCTCTACCCCAAGCGCTACCCGATCGACATCGTCCGGGAGACCAGGGCGTTCTACCGGCTCTTCCTGGGGGTGGAACTGGGGGACCGGGACCTGCGGGAGATCCTGCAACCGTGAAGATCCTCCCTGTCTTCCTGCTCGGTCTGCTGCTCGCGGTCATGGCCCTCGTTTCCCTGGGTCTGGGGAAATACCCGCTGGCGCCCGGCGAGGTCGCCGGCTTCCTGGGCCACCGCATCTTCGGCTGGGGCACGTTCGATGCCGAGCGCCTGCAGCTCCTGGAAAACCTGATCGTGGAGATCCGGCTCCCCCGCATCATGGCGGCAGCCCTGATCGGCGCGTCCCTGGCGGTATCCGGGGCCGCCTACCAGGCCCTGTTCGTCAATCCGCTGGTCTCGCCCGGTATCCTGGGGGTTCTGGCCGGGGCCTCGTGCGGCGCTGCCCTGGGGCTGGTCTTCCTGAAAACCTGGTACGGCGTCCAGGCAGCCACCTTCCTGGGGGGCTTTGCCGCCGTGGGGCTGGCCATGGGGATCGCCCGGCTCTGCCGGGTCAACGGCACGGTCATGCTGGTCCTGGGCGGGATCATCAGCGGTGCCTTTTTCAGCGCACTGGTGGCTGTCGTCAAGTACGTCTCCGATCCCTACAACCAACTGCCGGCCATCGTCTACTGGCTGATGGGGAACATGGCCATGGCCGACCGGGGCATGACCGTCAAGGCCGGTATCCCGATCCTGATCGGCATCGCCTGCCTGATGCTCATGGCGCGCCACCTCAACGTGCTCAGCATGGGGGACGAGGAGGCCCGAGCCCTGGGGGTCAACGTGGAGGCGGTGCGGCTGACAGTGATCGTTTGCGCCACCCTGATCAGCACCCTGACCGTGGTCCTGGCCGGCATCATCGGCTGGGTCGGGCTGATCATCCCCCACATCACCCGCATGATCACCGGCCCGGACAACGAAACCCTGCTCCCGGCCACGGCCCTGGCCGGTGCGGCGTATCTGCTGCTGGTGGACGACATCTCCCGGCTGGCCTTTTCCTTCGAGATCCCCATCGGCATTGTCACGGCCCTGATCGGCATCCCCTTTTTCGTGCTGGTGCTGAGGAACGCCCGCAAGGGGTGGCTGTGATGGCCCTGCTCAGCCTGGAACGGCTTTCCTTTGCCTACCACCGTAGCGAAGTGCTGGCGGACGTGGATCTGAGCATGGAACAGGGGGAGGTCCTGGCGCTGCTCGGCCCCAACGGCAGCGGCAAGACCACCCTGCTCAAGCTGATCCTGGGGCTGCTCAGGCCGTGTCGGGGCAGCATCCGTCTGCATGATCGCGACATCCGCACCATACCCCGGCAGGAGCTGGCGCGGATGGTGGCCTACGTCCCCCAGGTGCACAAGGAGTCCTTTGCCTACCGGGTCTGCGACGTGGTCATGATGGGGCGGACGCCCCACAGCGCCTTCTTTGCCCGCTATGGCGAAACCGACCGGCGGATTGTCGGCGAGGCGTTGGAAAGGCTCGGCATCGGCCACCTGGCCGAGCGCCCCTATACCGAGGTCAGCGGCGGCGAGCGGCAACTGGCCCTGATCGCCCGCGCCATGGCCCAGGGCGCCCGCACCTTTGTCATGGACGAGCCGACCAACGGCCTCGACTACGGCAACCAGCTCCGCCTGCTGGAGCGGCTCAAGGTGCTGGCCGGCGCGGGTTATACCGTGATCTTCTCGACCCACCATCCTGACCACGCCCTGGCCGTGGCCGACCGGGTGGTGATGATGCGCCGGGGCAGGGTCATCCGGGACGGCACGGTCGGCGAGACCCTGACCCCCCAGGCCATACAGGAGCTGTACAGCGTCGATGTGCGGGTCTATTGCGTGGAGGAGGGGGTGCAGGTATGCGTGCCAGCGGTCCGGCTGGGGAATGGGGCCGTCCCCTGACCGGGGCGGCCATGGCGTCATGGGGCGTTATATCACTCTTTACATTTCGGCCTGTTTTGCTATACATGTGACACATATCAACGTGCGGCGCAATGAGGTGCGGTTTCCATGAAAAGCAAAAAGACAGGCGTCGGCCTGACCGGCTCCCTTTGGTTTCAGCGGGCGGATCTCAAATTCCTGGGTGGCGAGCGGATAGCCCTGCTGGAAAAGATCGACGAACTCGGTTCCATCACCAGGGCTGCCAAGGCGGTCGGCATCAGCTACAAAACCGCCTGGGATACCATTAACATGATCAACAACCTGGCCGAGAAGCCGCTGGTGGATCGCTTGACCGGCGGCAAGGGAGGTGGCGGCACCAGCCTCACCGCCGAGGGAAAGAAGATCATTCACCAGTTCAACACCATCCAGGAGGAGCACCGCAAATTCCTGGACAACCTGGAGGCGAGGCTTGGCGACACCGCCAGCCTGTACCAGTTCCTGAGGAGGATCTCCATGAAGGTCAGTGCACGCAACACCTTTAGCGGTACGGTAACCAACATTACCAAAGGCGCGGTCAACGCCGAGGTAACCCTGGCCCTTTCGGGGGGCGCACCGCTCACGGCCGTGGTCACCAACGGCGCCATCGACAACCTGGGGCTGACAAACGGCACCGAGGCGTACGCCATCGTCAAGGCCAGCTCGGTCATCATCGGCACCGACCTGCACGATGCCAGGGTCAGCGCCCGCAACATCTTCTGCGGCACCATCGCCACCATCATCGAGGGGCCGGTCAATACCGAGGTGGACATCGAGATCGGCGGCGGCAACACGGTCAGCGCGGTCATCACGCATGACAGCGCCAAGCGGCTCGGACTGAAGGTCGGCAGTCACGCCTGCGCCCTGTTCAAGGCTTCCAGCGTCATCATCGGCGTCAGCTGATCCGGCTCCGGGGGCAGCGACGGTGCTGTCCCTTTTTGCGGCCATCCGTTGTATGTCGATCACTATAACGAGAATGCGAGAAAGGGTACGAATGATTCACTGCCTTCCTGACAGCGAGATCGAACGGTTTATCGAAGAGGATCTCCCCTATGGGGACCTGACCACCCATCTGCTCGGCATCGGGGGTGTTCCCGGCCGGATCGTCTTTGCCACCCGCGCGGAGACGACCCTCTGCTGCACGGAAGAGGCGGCCGGGGTGCTCCGAAAATGCGGCGCCACGGTTGCCTCCTGCACCCCATCCGGTACGCTACTGCCGGCGGGGAGCGGGTTCCTGGTTGCCGAAGGCCCTGCACAGGCGCTGCACGCGGGGTGGAAGGTGGCGTTGAACCTGCTGGAATATGCCTCCGGCATCGCCTCCCGGACACGGCGCATTGTGGAAAAGTCCCGGGCGATCAACCCCGCCCTGTCGGTGGTCACCACCCGCAAATCCTTTCCCGGCACCAAGAAGATCGCCATCAAGGCTGTCCTTGCCGGCGGTGCACTGCCGCACCGTCTGGGACTGTCGGAGACGGTGCTGGTCTTCAGGCAGCATACCGCCCTCCTGGGCGGTCTGGAGCCGTTTCTCGCCACGGTGGCCGAGCTGCGGCTCAAGGCCCGCGAGACCAAGATCGTCGTCGAAGCGGAGACCCGCGAGGAGGCGCTGCTGATTGCCCGGAGCGGGGCCGACATCGTGCAGCTCGACAAGATCGCACCGGAGGAACTGGCGGCGCTGGTTGCCGAGATCCGGGCCGCCAACCCGCAGATCCTGATTTCGGCTGCTGGCGGCATCAACGAAGCCAATGCAGCGGCTTATGCCGCCACCGGGATCGACATCATCGTCCTGTCGTCGGTCTATTTCGGCACGCCTGCCGATATCGGCGTCACCATCATCCCTGCGTGACAGCAGTCAGAAAGGATCGAAAGTATGAAACCGAACATGAGAAGTGCACTCCTTGCCGTCGTGAGCATCCTTGTTGCCATGCCGGCAATGGCTGCCGAAGTAAATGTCGCTGTCGCGGCAAATTTCACTGCCCCCATGAAGCAGATCGTCGCTGATTTCGAGAAGGAGACCGGTCACTCGGTTGTGGTTTCCTATGGTGCATCCGGCAAGTTTTACGCACAGATCAAAAATGGTGCCCCCTTTCAGCTTTTTCTCTCCGCGGATGATGAAAAACCTGTCCAGTTGGAAAAGGATGGCCTGACCGTTCCCGGGAGCCGTTTTACCTATGCCGTTGGGACATTGGTGCTCTGGTCGCCGAAACCCGGTGTTGTGGATGCCAAAGGGGAGGTGCTGGGCAAGGGGCACTTCAGCAAGCTTGCCATTGCCAGTCCAAAGCTGGCACCCTACGGTACTGCCGCCATAGAGGTGCTGACAAGGCTGGGTGTGCTGACAACGGTTACGCCAAAGATCGTGCAGGGCGAAAATATCTCCCAGACTTTCCAGTTTGTCAGCACCGGTAATGCCGAGCTCGGTTTTGTTGCATTGTCGCAGGTCATGAAAAATGGCAAAATAGCAGCCGGTTCGGCCTGGGTTGTTCCTGGCAGCCTGCATAGCCCCATTCGTCAGGATGCGGTGCTCCTCGCCACCGGCAAGGACAATGTCGCAGCCAAGGCGTTGCTCGGTTACCTCAAGAGTGATAAAGTCAAAAAAATCATTCGTTCCTACGGCTATGGAATATAACGGACCCGACCATGTTTCTTGACTTCGACGACCTGCAGGCAATCTGGTTGACCGTGCGACTGGCGGCCATTGTTACCGCTATCCTGCTGGTTGTGGGTACCCCCGTGGCCTGGTGGCTGGCGCGTACCAGATCAAGCCTGAAAGGGGTATTCGGTGCGGTGGTGGCGCTGCCGCTCGTGTTGCCCCCCTCTGTGCTGGGCTTCTACCTACTGCTGGCAATGGGACCGAACGGACCGGTGGGGCAACTCACCCGAGCCGTGGGGATCGGTACCTTGCCGTTCACCTTCTGGGGGTTGGTGGTAGCCTCGGTCTTTTACTCGCTGCCGTTCATGGTGCAGCCGCTGCAGAATGCCTTTGAATCCATCGGCGACCGGCCCCTGGAGGTGGCTGCCACACTGGGAGCTTCGCCCCTGGATGCGTTCTTCACCGTTGCTCTTCCGTTGGCCCGTCCTGGTTTTCTGACCGCTTCGATCATGACCTTTGCCCATACGGTGGGAGAATTCGGCGTGGTGTTGATGATCGGCGGGAACATTCCCGGTATAACCCGTGTCGCCTCGGTACAGATCTACGACCATGTGGAGGCCTTGGAGTACGCCCATGCGCACCGCATGGCGGCCGTCATGCTGGCCTTCTCCTTCCTGGTGCTCCTGGCACTCTACGTGTGGCGCCCCGGCGCCCTGAAGATGGTCCGGAGGGACTGACGTGCACCTCTCCATCACCGTCAAAAAGAGTTTCGGTGCCTTTACCCTGG
Coding sequences within:
- a CDS encoding iron chelate uptake ABC transporter family permease subunit gives rise to the protein MALVSLGLGKYPLAPGEVAGFLGHRIFGWGTFDAERLQLLENLIVEIRLPRIMAAALIGASLAVSGAAYQALFVNPLVSPGILGVLAGASCGAALGLVFLKTWYGVQAATFLGGFAAVGLAMGIARLCRVNGTVMLVLGGIISGAFFSALVAVVKYVSDPYNQLPAIVYWLMGNMAMADRGMTVKAGIPILIGIACLMLMARHLNVLSMGDEEARALGVNVEAVRLTVIVCATLISTLTVVLAGIIGWVGLIIPHITRMITGPDNETLLPATALAGAAYLLLVDDISRLAFSFEIPIGIVTALIGIPFFVLVLRNARKGWL
- a CDS encoding ATP-binding cassette domain-containing protein; this translates as MMALLSLERLSFAYHRSEVLADVDLSMEQGEVLALLGPNGSGKTTLLKLILGLLRPCRGSIRLHDRDIRTIPRQELARMVAYVPQVHKESFAYRVCDVVMMGRTPHSAFFARYGETDRRIVGEALERLGIGHLAERPYTEVSGGERQLALIARAMAQGARTFVMDEPTNGLDYGNQLRLLERLKVLAGAGYTVIFSTHHPDHALAVADRVVMMRRGRVIRDGTVGETLTPQAIQELYSVDVRVYCVEEGVQVCVPAVRLGNGAVP
- a CDS encoding LysR family transcriptional regulator, yielding MKSKKTGVGLTGSLWFQRADLKFLGGERIALLEKIDELGSITRAAKAVGISYKTAWDTINMINNLAEKPLVDRLTGGKGGGGTSLTAEGKKIIHQFNTIQEEHRKFLDNLEARLGDTASLYQFLRRISMKVSARNTFSGTVTNITKGAVNAEVTLALSGGAPLTAVVTNGAIDNLGLTNGTEAYAIVKASSVIIGTDLHDARVSARNIFCGTIATIIEGPVNTEVDIEIGGGNTVSAVITHDSAKRLGLKVGSHACALFKASSVIIGVS
- the modD gene encoding ModD protein; translated protein: MIHCLPDSEIERFIEEDLPYGDLTTHLLGIGGVPGRIVFATRAETTLCCTEEAAGVLRKCGATVASCTPSGTLLPAGSGFLVAEGPAQALHAGWKVALNLLEYASGIASRTRRIVEKSRAINPALSVVTTRKSFPGTKKIAIKAVLAGGALPHRLGLSETVLVFRQHTALLGGLEPFLATVAELRLKARETKIVVEAETREEALLIARSGADIVQLDKIAPEELAALVAEIRAANPQILISAAGGINEANAAAYAATGIDIIVLSSVYFGTPADIGVTIIPA
- the modA gene encoding molybdate ABC transporter substrate-binding protein produces the protein MKPNMRSALLAVVSILVAMPAMAAEVNVAVAANFTAPMKQIVADFEKETGHSVVVSYGASGKFYAQIKNGAPFQLFLSADDEKPVQLEKDGLTVPGSRFTYAVGTLVLWSPKPGVVDAKGEVLGKGHFSKLAIASPKLAPYGTAAIEVLTRLGVLTTVTPKIVQGENISQTFQFVSTGNAELGFVALSQVMKNGKIAAGSAWVVPGSLHSPIRQDAVLLATGKDNVAAKALLGYLKSDKVKKIIRSYGYGI
- the modB gene encoding molybdate ABC transporter permease subunit translates to MFLDFDDLQAIWLTVRLAAIVTAILLVVGTPVAWWLARTRSSLKGVFGAVVALPLVLPPSVLGFYLLLAMGPNGPVGQLTRAVGIGTLPFTFWGLVVASVFYSLPFMVQPLQNAFESIGDRPLEVAATLGASPLDAFFTVALPLARPGFLTASIMTFAHTVGEFGVVLMIGGNIPGITRVASVQIYDHVEALEYAHAHRMAAVMLAFSFLVLLALYVWRPGALKMVRRD